In Syntrophomonas wolfei subsp. wolfei str. Goettingen G311, a single window of DNA contains:
- a CDS encoding RluA family pseudouridine synthase, translating to MPRTEILLVDEEMEGERLDAFVTEQLDELSRSLVKTLIENGEIRVDSKQQKPSYRLKAGEEIIVEIPAVRELKLKAQDIPLSFIYQDKDIAVIDKPKGMVAHPAHGNWENTLVNALLFHLKDLSGINGELRPGIVHRLDKDTSGVMVIAKNDMAHRQLAAQIKDHSINREYITLVHGIIKENLGSIEAPIGRSKQDRKKMAVIAGGRPAVSNYQVLERLGNYTLLKVKLLTGRTHQIRVHFAYIKHPVVGDPLYGSGKKQLGLDTQALHAHLLGFKHPSSGEYREFKSELPLYFECILSDLRNKR from the coding sequence ATGCCTAGAACTGAGATTCTGCTGGTAGACGAAGAAATGGAAGGCGAGAGACTGGATGCCTTTGTCACAGAACAATTGGATGAACTTTCCCGCTCGCTGGTTAAAACTCTGATTGAAAATGGAGAAATTAGGGTTGATAGCAAACAGCAAAAGCCGAGTTACCGGCTTAAAGCGGGGGAAGAGATAATAGTGGAGATACCCGCTGTACGGGAGCTTAAACTTAAAGCTCAGGATATTCCCCTGTCTTTTATATACCAGGATAAAGATATTGCGGTAATTGACAAGCCCAAGGGAATGGTGGCACACCCGGCTCATGGCAATTGGGAAAACACTCTGGTAAATGCCTTGCTTTTTCATCTAAAAGACCTTTCCGGTATTAATGGAGAATTGCGGCCCGGAATCGTACACCGCCTGGATAAAGATACCTCCGGGGTTATGGTGATAGCGAAAAATGATATGGCCCACCGTCAGTTGGCGGCGCAAATCAAGGATCACAGTATAAACCGGGAGTATATTACCCTGGTTCATGGAATAATAAAGGAAAATCTGGGCAGTATCGAAGCTCCCATAGGGAGGAGCAAGCAGGATCGAAAAAAGATGGCAGTTATCGCCGGGGGGCGTCCAGCCGTTAGCAATTATCAGGTACTGGAGAGGTTGGGCAATTATACTCTATTAAAAGTAAAGCTCTTAACCGGGCGTACCCATCAAATCAGGGTACATTTTGCCTATATCAAGCATCCGGTAGTAGGGGACCCTCTTTATGGTTCGGGAAAAAAGCAGTTAGGGCTTGATACCCAGGCCTTGCACGCCCATTTGCTGGGTTTTAAGCATCCGAGCAGTGGAGAATATCGTGAGTTTAAGAGCGAATTGCCCCTTTATTTTGAATGTATACTTTCTGATTTGAGAAACAAACGTTGA
- the pyrR gene encoding bifunctional pyr operon transcriptional regulator/uracil phosphoribosyltransferase PyrR has product MVLREKHAIMDEMGMKRALTRIAHEIIEKNKGVNNVAIIGIRRRGGPLAQRLALRIEEIEGIKIPVGILDITLYRDDLTTLAQQPQVHRTEVNFDINGKRLVLVDDVLYTGRTVRAALDALIDLGRPECIQLAVLIDRGHRELPIKADFIGKNVPTSRQENIEVYVKELDGKDGVVIQEIVDS; this is encoded by the coding sequence TTGGTCTTAAGAGAAAAGCATGCCATCATGGATGAGATGGGTATGAAGAGAGCCCTTACCCGTATTGCCCACGAGATTATTGAGAAAAACAAAGGCGTGAACAATGTAGCCATTATTGGTATTCGCCGGAGAGGAGGACCGCTGGCCCAGCGCCTGGCCCTGCGCATAGAAGAGATTGAAGGAATCAAGATACCGGTAGGGATTCTGGATATAACCCTCTATCGGGATGACCTTACCACCCTGGCCCAACAGCCTCAGGTTCACCGAACGGAAGTAAATTTTGATATCAACGGTAAAAGGCTGGTTTTGGTGGATGATGTTTTATATACCGGCAGAACCGTAAGGGCCGCACTGGATGCTTTGATTGACCTGGGGCGACCGGAATGTATTCAGCTTGCGGTACTGATAGATCGAGGGCACCGGGAGTTGCCCATAAAAGCAGATTTTATAGGCAAAAATGTACCCACTTCGCGACAAGAGAACATCGAAGTATATGTTAAAGAACTGGATGGAAAAGATGGAGTGGTGATACAAGAAATAGTAGACTCGTAG
- a CDS encoding aspartate carbamoyltransferase catalytic subunit: MKLDRKDLLGLRDLSREETELILNTAIPMKDVICRDIKKVPTLRGKALVTVFYENSTRTRTSFELAGKYLSADTVNLSVSTSSVQKGESLRDTIKTIEVMGFDLMVMRHAMSGTPHYVARNTRMRVINAGDGANEHPTQALLDMYTIKEKKGTLESLKVAIVGDILHSRVARSNIYGLSKFGCDIRVVGPATLMPPGIEKLGVKSYYSLDEAINGVDVINILRIQRERQVSGLFPSLDEYAQLYMLSPQTLARAKDDVLVLHPGPINRGVEISSELADSAQALINEQVTNGVAIRMALLFLMMGGGRDEITY; the protein is encoded by the coding sequence TTGAAGCTGGATAGAAAAGACTTGTTGGGACTGCGAGATTTGAGCCGGGAGGAAACGGAACTGATTTTGAATACGGCCATACCCATGAAAGATGTTATTTGCCGGGATATTAAGAAGGTGCCTACTTTGAGAGGTAAAGCTTTGGTGACGGTGTTTTATGAGAACAGCACCCGAACCCGCACCTCTTTTGAATTGGCCGGCAAATATTTGAGCGCAGATACGGTTAACCTGTCGGTTTCCACCAGCAGTGTGCAAAAGGGCGAGAGCCTGAGAGACACCATCAAGACTATTGAGGTAATGGGTTTTGATTTAATGGTAATGAGGCATGCCATGAGCGGTACCCCCCATTATGTCGCCCGTAATACCCGGATGAGGGTTATTAACGCTGGGGATGGAGCTAACGAACACCCTACCCAGGCTTTGTTGGATATGTATACCATCAAAGAAAAGAAAGGAACTCTGGAAAGCTTGAAAGTAGCTATCGTAGGGGATATTCTGCATAGCCGGGTAGCCCGTTCCAATATTTACGGTCTGAGCAAATTTGGTTGTGATATCCGGGTGGTAGGCCCGGCTACTTTAATGCCTCCTGGCATAGAAAAATTGGGGGTCAAGAGCTATTACAGCCTGGATGAAGCCATCAACGGGGTTGATGTAATCAATATCCTGCGTATTCAACGAGAGAGGCAGGTAAGCGGTCTTTTCCCTTCGCTGGATGAATATGCCCAACTCTATATGCTAAGCCCCCAAACCCTGGCCCGGGCCAAGGATGATGTTCTGGTTCTTCATCCCGGTCCTATAAACCGTGGAGTGGAAATATCCAGCGAGCTGGCCGACAGCGCCCAGGCCCTGATCAATGAGCAGGTAACTAACGGGGTGGCGATAAGGATGGCTCTTTTGTTCCTGATGATGGGAGGTGGGCGAGATGAGATTACTTATTAA
- the istA gene encoding IS21 family transposase yields MIQQYHIKHLNFHKGKSLRSIAEETGHDFRTVKKYAEQTDFNEIRKPKRGRPSKLDPVKPIIDAWLKEDLNRPVKQRHTARRIYDRLCDEHQDIFNACERTVRTYVSARKKELYGEEEGYLPLEHPAGEAQVDFGEIVMIEQGQKVKGYELILSLPYSNAGYPQIFRGQNQECLLTGLKDIFEYLEHVPRIIWFDNMSAAVAGIGEKGERKLVDQFYRFALHYGFKPQFCNPGKGHEKGHVENKVGYSRRNYFVPEPSFSDIEEFNQGLFAVAEKDHCRKHYRKGRVINELLQDDLTAMLPLPAKPFTIGRMQKLSANKYGKVCVDTNVYSASPQVANKELYMRLGAHQVELLNEQYQPIVKHKRLYGQNQELMDWLPYLTTLAKRPNALKYTGFYRELPDPWQDYFNNLDYAEKKKSLNLLVRMITETDMDTATICLLETLDSGKADADSILLSYRRLTEPTFNDFLPLLSAGINSPAIYTPDLTCYDTFLKAGECR; encoded by the coding sequence ATGATACAACAATATCATATCAAACACTTAAACTTTCATAAAGGCAAATCCCTTAGGAGTATTGCCGAAGAGACCGGACATGATTTCAGGACTGTAAAAAAATATGCAGAGCAAACCGATTTCAATGAAATCCGAAAACCTAAAAGAGGACGACCTTCGAAGCTTGACCCGGTAAAACCGATAATTGACGCCTGGCTTAAAGAAGACCTGAACCGGCCAGTTAAACAACGGCACACTGCTCGGCGCATCTACGACCGGCTGTGTGATGAACATCAGGATATATTTAATGCTTGTGAAAGAACTGTTCGCACTTATGTATCTGCCAGAAAAAAAGAACTATACGGTGAAGAAGAAGGCTACCTTCCCCTGGAACACCCAGCAGGAGAAGCGCAGGTAGACTTCGGCGAAATCGTCATGATTGAGCAAGGCCAGAAAGTCAAAGGATATGAATTAATTCTTTCGCTGCCGTATAGTAATGCTGGGTATCCCCAGATATTTCGGGGTCAGAACCAGGAATGCCTGTTAACCGGACTAAAAGACATATTTGAATATTTAGAGCATGTTCCCCGGATAATCTGGTTTGATAATATGTCAGCGGCAGTTGCTGGTATTGGGGAAAAAGGAGAGCGGAAACTAGTAGACCAATTTTACCGCTTCGCCCTCCACTACGGCTTTAAGCCCCAATTTTGCAACCCCGGTAAAGGGCACGAAAAAGGCCATGTTGAAAACAAGGTGGGTTACAGCCGCAGGAACTACTTTGTACCCGAACCCAGTTTTAGTGATATTGAAGAATTTAACCAGGGACTTTTTGCCGTGGCTGAAAAAGACCACTGCCGGAAACATTACCGTAAAGGCCGGGTAATAAATGAGCTTCTCCAAGATGACCTTACAGCCATGCTACCCCTGCCGGCCAAACCATTTACGATCGGCCGTATGCAGAAATTATCGGCCAACAAATACGGCAAAGTCTGTGTTGATACAAACGTATATTCCGCATCACCCCAGGTGGCAAATAAAGAACTATATATGAGGCTAGGTGCCCATCAGGTGGAACTATTAAACGAACAATACCAGCCTATCGTAAAACATAAACGATTATATGGCCAGAATCAGGAACTAATGGATTGGCTGCCTTACCTAACTACACTGGCCAAACGCCCTAATGCTTTGAAATATACTGGATTTTATCGCGAACTACCTGACCCCTGGCAGGACTATTTTAATAATCTGGATTACGCGGAAAAAAAGAAGAGCCTAAATCTTTTAGTACGTATGATAACCGAAACAGATATGGATACAGCAACCATATGCTTGCTGGAGACATTAGATTCCGGCAAAGCAGATGCTGACAGTATCCTGTTAAG
- the lspA gene encoding signal peptidase II: protein MRFWGSFLLVVILDRISKAWVLASFLPRESRSLIEGGLYLTYVQNRGAAFGLMPGKSWLFFISALLVIMALVIYNWRSKASPLEALSTGLIAGGALGNLIDRYFYGFVIDFIDLGWWPVFNLADSAIVCGGILLLILVLLDGKREERNA from the coding sequence TTGCGATTTTGGGGTAGCTTTTTGCTGGTTGTAATACTGGATAGAATAAGCAAAGCCTGGGTTCTGGCGTCGTTTTTGCCGAGAGAAAGCCGGTCACTTATTGAGGGGGGCCTTTATTTAACCTATGTACAGAATAGAGGAGCCGCTTTTGGCCTGATGCCAGGGAAGTCATGGCTGTTTTTTATTTCTGCGCTCTTGGTTATAATGGCTTTAGTGATTTATAACTGGCGCAGTAAGGCTTCACCGCTTGAAGCACTATCTACCGGTCTTATCGCTGGTGGTGCTCTGGGAAATCTTATTGATCGCTATTTCTATGGTTTTGTAATTGATTTTATTGACCTGGGTTGGTGGCCGGTTTTCAACCTGGCCGATAGCGCTATAGTCTGTGGGGGAATATTACTGCTAATATTGGTTTTGCTTGACGGAAAAAGAGAGGAAAGAAATGCCTAG